In Brevibacillus brevis, a genomic segment contains:
- a CDS encoding MBL fold metallo-hydrolase: MLVQVAEGIYQLSVEFPFGMRQMNSYIFKGEKGLTIVDTGSYSEQSIEIWKRALPAETKVEKIVLTHSHTDHIGLARWLREQFQAPVLISRLGFDEMQKYHRKLQNYTGSDTALYPFFARHGGPFVQEKAMLEQVDADYFEPDELLENGQEVELGDYVFQSLWTPGHSPDHFCFYNRSSRILLAGDHVLNEISPLIPIWSEEEGNPLRDYLESLEKVAELPVDVALPGHGSLIYDLQTRIAELRAGHEQRMQQILEGISRHGNTAGEVSQAVYRFDNMSFRHLAEFLMTLTRMLYLESEGKLRAEQREGKIVFRLVG, from the coding sequence ATGCTGGTTCAGGTAGCCGAAGGAATCTATCAACTATCTGTCGAATTTCCGTTTGGCATGCGCCAAATGAACAGTTACATTTTCAAGGGCGAAAAAGGCTTGACCATTGTGGACACAGGCAGCTACTCCGAACAATCGATCGAGATCTGGAAGCGGGCACTGCCAGCCGAAACCAAAGTGGAGAAGATCGTACTGACTCATTCGCATACGGATCACATCGGTCTAGCTCGCTGGCTGCGGGAACAATTTCAAGCACCTGTCCTCATCTCACGGCTCGGCTTTGATGAGATGCAGAAATATCACCGGAAATTGCAAAACTATACGGGCAGCGATACAGCCTTGTATCCTTTCTTTGCCAGACATGGCGGGCCATTTGTCCAGGAAAAAGCCATGCTGGAGCAGGTGGATGCAGATTACTTTGAGCCGGATGAGCTGCTGGAGAACGGCCAGGAAGTGGAGCTGGGCGACTACGTGTTCCAGTCGCTCTGGACCCCCGGCCATTCGCCGGATCACTTTTGCTTCTACAATCGTTCCAGCCGGATTTTGCTGGCAGGCGACCATGTACTGAACGAGATTTCTCCCCTGATTCCCATCTGGTCCGAAGAGGAAGGCAACCCATTGCGCGATTATTTGGAGTCGCTGGAGAAGGTAGCGGAGTTGCCCGTGGACGTCGCCTTGCCCGGACACGGAAGTCTCATCTACGACCTCCAGACCAGGATCGCAGAGCTGCGGGCAGGACATGAACAGAGAATGCAGCAAATTTTGGAAGGGATATCCCGTCATGGAAATACCGCGGGAGAGGTCAGCCAAGCGGTGTACCGCTTTGACAACATGTCGTTTCGCCACTTGGCGGAATTTTTGATGACGCTCACCCGCATGCTGTACCTGGAATCAGAAGGGAAGCTTCGTGCGGAGCAGCGTGAAGGAAAAATTGTTTTCCGCCTGGTCGGATGA
- a CDS encoding Zn-ribbon domain-containing OB-fold protein: MAGQFPKPLIDTDSRPYWEGLERQELRIQQCDDCHRHIFYPRLLCPHCFSDHVSWTQASGRGQIYSFTVVHKAFGPFAEQAPFVVAIVELEEGVRMMTRIVGERETIQIGASVQVLYEKVEEDLVLPYFEVIRT; encoded by the coding sequence ATGGCTGGACAATTTCCGAAACCGTTGATAGATACAGATTCCCGGCCTTATTGGGAGGGGCTGGAAAGGCAAGAGCTGCGAATTCAGCAGTGCGACGATTGCCATCGCCACATCTTTTATCCGCGCCTGCTCTGTCCGCACTGTTTCTCGGACCATGTATCGTGGACCCAGGCGAGCGGACGCGGGCAAATCTACAGCTTTACGGTCGTCCACAAGGCGTTTGGGCCATTTGCGGAGCAAGCCCCTTTTGTCGTGGCGATCGTCGAGCTGGAGGAAGGCGTCCGCATGATGACTCGGATCGTCGGAGAACGGGAGACCATCCAGATAGGCGCGTCTGTACAGGTCCTCTATGAAAAAGTCGAGGAAGACTTGGTGTTGCCTTATTTTGAGGTCATCCGGACGTAA
- a CDS encoding nitronate monooxygenase, translating to MQKRLPFWIQDHLVLPVVTAPMFLVSNPDLVVAACQSGVIGAFPSLNARTVNTLAEWMSRISEELASSKAAEPNRKIAPWAINIVIRHLNNRLEEELELIKKYEPPLVFTALGNPAPVVEIVHGYGGIVFSDVTTVHHAKKAIHSGVDGLILVCGGAGGHAGTLNSFAFVSEIREFWNGITVLAGGIANGQEILAAQALDVDLVFMGTRFIASTESTAPDEYKQMLVDSTIEDIVYTPTFSGIPANYLKPSIRNEGLDPDNLGTHADFQKTGRKAWKNVWSAGHGVGRTKKIQTIAEIVGELRAEYDQSLDAIKQLSPTQRHLKSSSLS from the coding sequence ATGCAAAAGCGGCTGCCGTTCTGGATTCAGGATCATTTGGTTTTGCCCGTCGTTACGGCTCCCATGTTTCTCGTCTCCAACCCTGATTTGGTGGTTGCTGCCTGCCAATCGGGTGTGATCGGGGCGTTTCCTTCGCTGAACGCACGGACCGTAAATACATTGGCCGAGTGGATGTCACGCATTTCCGAGGAGCTGGCTTCCTCCAAAGCTGCCGAGCCGAACCGCAAGATCGCGCCATGGGCAATCAACATCGTCATCCGTCATCTGAACAATCGGCTGGAAGAAGAGCTCGAGCTGATCAAAAAATACGAACCCCCGCTCGTATTCACAGCTTTGGGCAATCCTGCGCCCGTCGTAGAGATCGTTCACGGGTACGGGGGCATTGTCTTCTCCGACGTGACCACCGTCCACCACGCGAAAAAGGCCATTCACTCCGGAGTAGACGGCTTGATCCTCGTCTGCGGAGGCGCCGGGGGACACGCAGGTACGCTCAACAGCTTTGCCTTTGTCAGCGAGATACGGGAGTTCTGGAACGGCATCACGGTCCTTGCGGGCGGGATTGCCAACGGCCAGGAGATTTTGGCTGCTCAGGCACTGGATGTCGATCTGGTGTTCATGGGGACGCGGTTCATTGCATCCACCGAGAGTACTGCGCCGGATGAGTACAAACAGATGCTCGTCGACTCGACGATCGAGGATATCGTCTACACGCCGACGTTCAGCGGGATTCCCGCTAACTATTTGAAGCCGAGCATCCGCAATGAAGGCCTCGATCCTGACAATCTCGGCACACATGCGGATTTTCAGAAAACCGGCAGAAAAGCGTGGAAAAACGTATGGTCTGCCGGACACGGTGTCGGACGGACGAAGAAAATTCAAACGATTGCAGAGATCGTCGGCGAGCTTCGGGCGGAATACGACCAATCGCTGGACGCTATCAAACAGCTTAGCCCTACACAGCGCCATTTGAAATCATCATCGTTGTCGTGA
- a CDS encoding acetyl-CoA acetyltransferase, whose product MENLRSERIAAIVGVAESDLGVTPGKNVLQLQAQAAKAALADAGFEKEEVDAIFTAGNWAWSPNLMLAEYLGIQPKYTDGTNIGGSSFESHVGHAVAGIRAGLFDVALITYGSTQRSDQSRNRPTPVVQLTDQYERPFGLPLTVGAYALAAMRHMHLYGTTSEQLAEIAVATRKWATLNEKAFKREPIEIKDVLESRMIAEPLHLLDCCLVTDGGGAVIVASARAAARAKKKPVWILGHGETHTHQSIVNMPDLTVTGARESGKRAFEMAGVTHDEIDVAEIYDSFTITVLLTLEALGFCQPGEGGAFVSGQRTAPGGDFPMNTNGGGLSYCHPGMYGIFLLIEAARQLRGECGARQVENARLAVVNGTGGVLSSTSTLILGRD is encoded by the coding sequence GTGGAGAATTTGCGTTCAGAACGTATTGCGGCCATCGTCGGGGTGGCCGAGTCAGATTTGGGCGTGACACCGGGAAAAAATGTGCTGCAGCTTCAGGCTCAGGCTGCAAAGGCAGCACTGGCCGACGCAGGGTTTGAGAAGGAAGAGGTGGATGCGATCTTCACCGCCGGAAACTGGGCGTGGTCCCCGAATCTGATGCTGGCAGAGTACCTCGGGATCCAGCCCAAGTACACAGATGGGACCAATATTGGAGGTTCTTCATTCGAATCCCACGTCGGCCATGCGGTGGCCGGGATCCGTGCGGGTCTGTTCGACGTGGCGCTGATCACATACGGCAGCACGCAGCGTTCGGATCAATCCCGGAACAGGCCGACACCCGTCGTGCAGTTAACCGATCAGTATGAGCGTCCTTTTGGCTTGCCCCTGACGGTTGGGGCGTACGCTCTGGCTGCCATGCGGCACATGCATCTGTACGGGACGACTTCCGAACAGCTCGCGGAGATCGCCGTAGCCACCCGGAAATGGGCGACGCTGAACGAAAAGGCGTTCAAAAGGGAGCCGATCGAGATCAAGGACGTCCTCGAGTCCCGCATGATCGCGGAACCGCTGCACCTGCTCGATTGCTGCCTCGTGACGGACGGGGGAGGCGCAGTCATCGTGGCGTCTGCCCGAGCGGCAGCCAGGGCGAAAAAGAAACCGGTCTGGATCTTGGGGCACGGCGAGACTCACACGCATCAATCGATTGTCAACATGCCGGATTTGACAGTGACAGGAGCGCGTGAATCAGGGAAGCGAGCGTTCGAAATGGCAGGGGTCACACACGACGAGATCGACGTAGCCGAGATTTACGACTCCTTTACCATCACCGTGCTCCTGACGTTGGAAGCATTGGGCTTCTGTCAGCCGGGGGAAGGAGGAGCTTTTGTCAGTGGTCAGCGAACGGCACCCGGCGGAGATTTTCCGATGAATACCAATGGCGGCGGCCTATCCTACTGCCACCCCGGCATGTACGGGATCTTCCTGTTGATCGAAGCGGCCAGACAGCTCCGGGGCGAATGCGGAGCGAGACAGGTGGAAAACGCCAGATTGGCAGTGGTCAACGGGACGGGCGGGGTGCTCTCGTCGACATCGACATTGATTCTGGGGAGGGACTAA
- a CDS encoding cysteine desulfurase-like protein codes for MTKTTELFPIAAVREQFPALSRTYHGKPAVYFDGPGGSQVVKSSMDAIYTYMANGGANLHGSFPSSRETEQVIAEAKEAVSALFGAKPQEVAFGANMTTLTFAIARALGRNWKEGDEIIVSELDHRANVDPWLTIAADRGMKVRWLPVDPDSLTLRLEELDSLLTPKTRLIAVGLASNAVGTINDIATISQKAHALGIPVAVDAVHAAPHFAIDRDALGADLLLCSAYKFFGPHVGIAVIRQALFEQIQPYKLKPAPAYIPDKLETGTQNHEGIAGIRPAIEFIASLGKGQELRERIRSGYEAIEAYENALAENIRDALSQNGAVTLYQASSEVPKTPTIAFRVSGWTPQAFCERMCEEYGVFIADGDFYATTLADKLGINESGGWIRAGLAPYNTQEEVERFIQGVRELTRG; via the coding sequence ATGACGAAAACGACTGAGCTTTTTCCCATTGCCGCGGTTCGCGAGCAGTTTCCGGCACTGAGCCGAACGTATCATGGCAAGCCTGCCGTCTATTTTGACGGCCCCGGAGGATCACAAGTCGTAAAGAGCTCCATGGATGCGATCTACACGTACATGGCGAACGGCGGTGCCAACCTCCACGGGTCTTTTCCCAGCAGCAGGGAGACCGAGCAGGTCATCGCCGAGGCGAAAGAAGCCGTGTCTGCCCTCTTTGGCGCGAAGCCGCAGGAAGTCGCTTTCGGCGCAAACATGACGACCTTGACGTTCGCCATTGCACGGGCATTGGGACGCAACTGGAAAGAGGGCGACGAGATCATCGTGTCAGAGCTCGACCATCGGGCCAATGTCGATCCCTGGCTGACCATTGCGGCGGATAGAGGCATGAAGGTACGCTGGCTCCCCGTCGATCCCGATTCGCTTACATTGCGCCTCGAAGAACTGGACTCGCTTCTTACGCCGAAAACCCGCCTGATCGCAGTGGGATTGGCTTCCAACGCAGTCGGAACCATCAATGACATCGCCACGATCTCGCAAAAAGCGCATGCGCTGGGCATCCCTGTCGCCGTAGACGCCGTACATGCGGCACCTCACTTCGCGATAGATCGGGATGCGCTTGGTGCCGACCTCTTGCTTTGCTCGGCCTATAAATTTTTCGGCCCCCACGTGGGAATCGCCGTGATCCGCCAAGCGTTGTTTGAGCAGATTCAGCCTTACAAGCTGAAGCCCGCCCCTGCCTACATACCGGATAAGCTGGAGACGGGGACGCAAAATCATGAGGGGATCGCGGGCATCCGTCCTGCCATCGAATTCATCGCCAGTCTGGGCAAGGGTCAAGAATTGCGGGAGCGCATTCGCTCCGGTTACGAAGCGATCGAGGCTTATGAAAACGCCCTGGCGGAAAACATCCGCGACGCTTTGTCCCAGAACGGTGCCGTCACCCTGTATCAGGCGTCGTCTGAAGTACCCAAAACTCCCACAATTGCCTTCCGGGTCTCTGGATGGACCCCGCAGGCTTTCTGTGAACGGATGTGCGAGGAGTACGGTGTCTTTATCGCTGACGGGGACTTTTATGCAACGACATTGGCGGACAAACTCGGGATCAACGAAAGCGGTGGTTGGATTCGGGCCGGACTCGCCCCTTACAACACACAAGAAGAGGTGGAACGGTTTATCCAGGGGGTACGGGAATTGACCCGCGGTTGA
- a CDS encoding acyl-CoA dehydrogenase family protein — protein sequence MIESAFHQELRNGVRAICKKYPDAYWRELDERRAYPEEFVSELSRAGFLGALIPEQYGGSGLSVTEASIIMEEINRSGGNAGACHAQMYTMGTLLRHGTEEQKRSYLPKIADGTLRLQAFGVTEPNTGSDTTQLATMAVRKGDKYVVNGQKVFISRTEYTDLMILLVRTTPLAEVKKRTEGLSVLLVDMREAVGNGITIRPIRTMMNHATTELFIENLEVPVENLIGEEGKGFSYILDGMNAERILIASECLGDGYWFVERAAEYAKQRVVFKRPIGQNQGIQFPLAQSYIHLEAANLMRFRAAELFDAGLPCGKEANMAKLLAADASWEAANAAVQTHGGFGFAEEYDVERKFRETRLYQVAPISTNLILSYVAEHVLGLPRSY from the coding sequence ATGATTGAATCTGCTTTTCACCAAGAGCTGCGAAACGGAGTGCGGGCGATTTGCAAAAAGTATCCGGACGCGTATTGGCGGGAGCTGGATGAAAGAAGGGCATACCCGGAAGAGTTCGTGAGCGAGCTGTCCCGGGCCGGTTTTCTCGGGGCGTTGATCCCGGAGCAGTACGGAGGCTCTGGACTGTCAGTCACGGAAGCGTCCATCATCATGGAAGAAATCAACCGCTCCGGTGGAAATGCGGGAGCGTGCCATGCCCAGATGTACACGATGGGGACATTGCTGCGCCATGGCACGGAGGAACAAAAACGCAGCTACTTGCCGAAAATCGCGGATGGTACGCTGCGTTTGCAGGCGTTTGGCGTGACTGAGCCAAACACGGGCTCGGATACTACCCAGCTCGCAACGATGGCCGTGCGAAAAGGCGACAAATACGTAGTCAACGGTCAAAAAGTGTTCATCTCCCGAACCGAGTATACCGATCTGATGATCCTGTTGGTACGAACGACACCTCTTGCCGAAGTAAAGAAGCGCACGGAAGGACTGTCCGTTCTGTTGGTCGACATGCGGGAAGCCGTAGGCAACGGGATCACGATTCGACCGATCCGTACCATGATGAATCACGCCACCACCGAGCTGTTCATCGAAAATCTGGAGGTCCCTGTCGAAAACTTGATCGGGGAAGAAGGGAAAGGGTTTTCGTACATTCTGGACGGGATGAATGCAGAGCGCATTCTGATTGCCTCCGAATGCCTGGGGGACGGATACTGGTTCGTCGAGCGGGCTGCCGAATACGCGAAGCAGCGCGTGGTGTTCAAACGGCCGATCGGCCAAAATCAAGGCATTCAGTTCCCCCTCGCACAGTCCTACATTCATCTGGAAGCAGCCAATCTGATGCGGTTTCGGGCGGCGGAGCTGTTTGATGCAGGGCTGCCATGCGGCAAAGAAGCAAACATGGCGAAGCTGCTCGCGGCCGATGCTTCCTGGGAGGCAGCCAATGCAGCCGTCCAGACGCACGGAGGCTTCGGATTTGCGGAAGAGTACGACGTCGAGCGGAAATTTCGGGAGACGAGACTGTATCAGGTCGCTCCGATCTCTACGAACCTGATTTTGTCGTATGTGGCAGAGCATGTGCTGGGACTCCCCAGATCGTACTGA
- a CDS encoding enoyl-CoA hydratase-related protein codes for MNFVQIRHRGEEGHIAVVELHRPEARNAFHTKMAEQLLQAFQEIAKSDARAVLLQSASPQAFCAGADLKERNGMSEQEWREQHKLFEQMFYAIADTPQPVIAVVDGYALAGGFELVLNCDFIVAATSAVFGLPEVTRGIMPGGGATRLLPKRVGLHTAKEWVCTGRMVPAEEADRAGLLNRLTTPETLQQQALALAEALARNAPLSVHYSKRAVDALFGMEDELAREKELEYYNRCVDTEDRLEGVLAFVEKRVPRFVGR; via the coding sequence ATGAATTTTGTACAGATCAGACATAGGGGAGAAGAGGGACATATCGCTGTTGTCGAGCTTCATCGTCCCGAGGCGCGAAATGCGTTCCATACGAAAATGGCAGAGCAGCTTCTGCAGGCCTTTCAGGAAATTGCAAAGTCCGATGCGAGGGCCGTTCTCTTGCAGTCAGCCAGTCCTCAAGCGTTTTGTGCCGGCGCCGACTTGAAGGAGCGCAACGGTATGAGCGAGCAGGAGTGGAGAGAGCAGCACAAATTGTTCGAGCAAATGTTTTACGCGATAGCCGACACCCCGCAGCCGGTGATTGCGGTCGTGGATGGGTATGCACTGGCCGGCGGATTCGAGCTGGTGCTAAACTGCGATTTCATCGTAGCAGCCACGAGTGCGGTGTTCGGGCTGCCGGAGGTGACGAGGGGCATCATGCCGGGCGGCGGCGCGACAAGGCTGCTGCCAAAGCGCGTCGGCTTGCATACAGCAAAGGAATGGGTGTGTACGGGGAGGATGGTCCCGGCAGAGGAAGCGGACCGCGCCGGGCTGTTAAATCGATTGACGACGCCGGAAACCTTGCAGCAGCAAGCGTTGGCTCTCGCCGAAGCACTAGCCCGAAACGCCCCTTTGTCCGTCCATTACAGCAAGCGGGCAGTCGACGCCTTGTTCGGCATGGAGGATGAGCTGGCGAGGGAAAAGGAGCTGGAATACTACAATCGCTGCGTCGATACGGAGGATCGTCTGGAAGGCGTTTTGGCTTTCGTGGAAAAGCGCGTGCCTCGTTTTGTGGGGAGGTAG
- a CDS encoding MBL fold metallo-hydrolase, protein MNNQTIGPIEIVMGEKGSRTPYSTSLLIRGKEDRTLIDCGGGPSVYTYLSQQAIKQIYVTHYHPDHIGGLSQFPSAQIVTNPFDYQRLADPAEMAKTSPFDLDEINSRRKYAQPLGKPHLIYPYHQEIILSGTRVVMIHAPGHSEGFCCPYFPDHGAVLVGDFDLTSFGPWYFSPDSDIDLFMESARAMLRVDADHYITSHQKGVVSKEEYREKLEPYLDIIERRDEKIRRLVEGGCPPADLVWQDVFFFRQHLEKSPGLLWMERMGVAKHLTRMIRRGEPFGEYLKLFAAAHRLREEYIDCFRPPSFTGNAYMLMQK, encoded by the coding sequence ATGAACAACCAAACAATCGGGCCGATTGAAATCGTGATGGGCGAAAAGGGAAGCCGCACACCGTATTCGACCTCCCTGTTGATCCGAGGAAAGGAAGATCGCACGCTCATCGATTGCGGAGGCGGCCCTTCCGTGTACACCTACTTGTCCCAACAAGCGATCAAACAAATTTACGTCACGCACTACCATCCCGATCACATCGGAGGGCTTTCCCAGTTTCCCTCCGCGCAAATCGTTACGAATCCGTTTGATTACCAGCGACTGGCTGATCCAGCTGAGATGGCAAAGACGAGCCCGTTCGACCTTGACGAGATCAACAGTCGCCGTAAATACGCCCAGCCGCTAGGGAAGCCGCATCTGATCTATCCGTATCATCAAGAAATCATCCTTTCGGGTACCAGAGTGGTCATGATCCATGCGCCTGGGCATTCGGAAGGCTTTTGCTGCCCCTACTTTCCCGATCACGGCGCGGTTTTGGTCGGCGATTTTGACCTGACCTCATTCGGGCCCTGGTATTTCTCTCCTGACAGTGACATCGACCTGTTCATGGAGTCAGCCCGTGCCATGCTGCGCGTGGATGCGGACCATTACATCACATCTCATCAAAAGGGAGTGGTGAGCAAAGAAGAATATCGGGAGAAACTGGAGCCGTATCTGGACATCATCGAGCGTCGGGATGAAAAGATACGGAGGCTCGTGGAAGGGGGATGTCCGCCTGCGGATCTCGTGTGGCAAGACGTATTCTTCTTCCGGCAGCATCTCGAGAAAAGTCCAGGGTTGCTCTGGATGGAAAGGATGGGAGTGGCGAAGCACCTGACCCGCATGATCCGAAGGGGAGAGCCTTTCGGGGAATACCTGAAGCTGTTTGCCGCTGCTCATCGGCTGCGAGAGGAATACATCGATTGCTTTCGGCCTCCGAGCTTTACCGGAAACGCCTATATGCTGATGCAAAAATGA
- a CDS encoding putative protein N(5)-glutamine methyltransferase, whose amino-acid sequence MESRIVTSLRQAGCVYAEEEARLLLSAAQNPTDLASMVERRAAGMPIEHIIGWAEFCGLRIAVEPGVFIPRKRSEFLARLAIALGQSASVAVDLGCGSGALGAVLAAALERIELHAVDIDPAAVRCAKENVTGLGGLVYDGDLFDPLPKFLRGRVGILIANVPYVPTDSIRLLPHEARSYEALVALDGGEDGVDIQRRVAEEAPSWLTAGGHLLVETSERQVPLTVDLFARNGLSTKVAHAKELDATVVIGTKT is encoded by the coding sequence ATGGAGTCCCGAATCGTTACGAGCCTGAGGCAAGCCGGCTGTGTTTACGCTGAAGAGGAGGCACGGCTGCTCCTCTCCGCCGCACAGAATCCGACGGACCTCGCTTCCATGGTCGAGAGGCGCGCTGCGGGGATGCCGATCGAACACATCATCGGCTGGGCGGAGTTCTGCGGTCTGCGGATTGCAGTGGAACCCGGAGTCTTCATCCCGCGCAAACGATCCGAATTTCTCGCACGCCTGGCCATCGCTCTCGGTCAGTCAGCCTCCGTTGCAGTGGACCTTGGCTGCGGCTCGGGAGCGCTGGGCGCCGTATTGGCTGCTGCTCTGGAAAGAATCGAGCTGCATGCCGTAGATATCGACCCCGCAGCGGTTCGTTGCGCAAAGGAAAACGTAACTGGACTTGGCGGCCTCGTCTATGACGGCGATCTTTTCGATCCGCTGCCAAAATTTTTGCGAGGGCGCGTCGGCATCCTGATTGCCAATGTTCCATACGTACCCACCGACTCGATCAGACTGCTCCCCCATGAGGCTCGTTCCTATGAGGCGCTGGTAGCGCTGGACGGTGGAGAAGACGGGGTAGACATCCAGCGAAGAGTGGCTGAAGAAGCCCCATCCTGGCTGACTGCTGGCGGTCACCTGCTCGTCGAGACAAGCGAGCGGCAGGTACCGCTAACCGTCGATTTATTTGCCCGGAACGGCCTCTCCACAAAAGTGGCACATGCAAAGGAGCTCGATGCCACAGTGGTCATCGGCACGAAAACGTAA
- a CDS encoding zinc-dependent alcohol dehydrogenase family protein — MKALVLERQMNCVVKEVPTPTPGDNDILVRIMANGVCRSDWHVWEAETNRYPSNILGHEFTGVVEEVGKNVTRFKKGDRVIAPFSGSEGTCTQCQQGHTNICDSVLLPGFMYPGGYAEYVSIPFGERNLVHLPEEISFVEGAALGCRFMTAFHGVVDQAKIQPGEWVAVYGCGGVGLSAINISAAIGANVIGVDINDANLELAKQMGAAHTINSKQTDPITAIQELTKGGAHVSIDALGFSQTCVSGIRSLRKRGRHLQVGLTSNHEHGQIAIPVNEMIMKEISFITTLGMPAHRFGAMLPLVTTGRLTPGKMVTREIALSEVNDIFTGMSSYSNTGTFVVTKFA, encoded by the coding sequence ATGAAAGCGCTTGTATTGGAGAGACAAATGAATTGTGTGGTAAAGGAAGTGCCTACGCCGACTCCTGGCGACAACGACATCCTGGTCAGGATCATGGCGAACGGTGTGTGCCGAAGCGACTGGCATGTGTGGGAGGCAGAAACCAACCGGTACCCTTCCAACATATTGGGGCACGAGTTCACCGGCGTGGTGGAGGAAGTCGGGAAAAATGTGACGCGCTTCAAGAAGGGCGACAGAGTGATCGCCCCGTTTTCCGGCAGTGAAGGCACCTGCACGCAATGTCAGCAAGGCCATACCAATATTTGCGACTCGGTGCTCTTGCCCGGATTCATGTACCCGGGCGGATATGCCGAATACGTATCAATTCCCTTCGGGGAGAGGAACCTCGTCCACCTGCCGGAAGAGATCAGCTTCGTCGAAGGGGCTGCACTCGGCTGCCGCTTCATGACTGCCTTCCATGGGGTCGTCGACCAGGCCAAAATCCAGCCGGGCGAATGGGTCGCGGTATACGGATGCGGAGGAGTCGGGCTGTCTGCCATCAATATCTCTGCGGCCATCGGTGCCAATGTGATCGGGGTGGATATCAATGATGCCAACCTGGAGCTGGCGAAGCAAATGGGAGCGGCTCACACCATCAACAGCAAACAGACGGATCCAATCACGGCCATTCAGGAACTGACGAAGGGTGGGGCGCATGTCTCCATCGACGCGCTCGGCTTTTCGCAGACGTGCGTGAGCGGAATCCGCAGCTTGCGCAAAAGGGGCAGACATTTGCAGGTAGGTCTCACGAGCAACCATGAACACGGTCAAATCGCGATCCCCGTCAACGAGATGATTATGAAGGAAATCAGCTTCATCACGACGCTCGGCATGCCGGCCCATCGCTTCGGGGCGATGCTGCCGCTCGTCACGACGGGCCGACTGACACCAGGCAAAATGGTGACGAGAGAGATCGCGCTCTCCGAGGTCAACGACATCTTTACGGGAATGAGCTCGTATTCCAACACCGGCACATTCGTCGTGACCAAGTTTGCTTGA
- a CDS encoding citryl-CoA lyase, with translation MEFPTRIGVSEPDKILVHGYDLTEELIGEITLADMAFLGAAHRKPTIYESKMLNACMVAICEHGFTPSSISARLTYLGAPEAVQAAVAAGLLGAGSVYLGAMEDVAHMLQEAWKRHPGEADAALVAKRIIEEREEKGWQLPGFGHPIHRPVDPRTPKLFSLAEELGFFGKHIDLMQEIHRQFCAKKGKTITLNVAGAIGAVLSDMGLHAGVVKSFAVAARAVGLIGHIVEEIEAGRKECMAQKLYDCVESNTRYTNHKPQPSK, from the coding sequence GTGGAATTTCCAACGAGGATCGGCGTATCCGAGCCGGACAAAATATTGGTGCACGGTTACGACTTGACGGAAGAGTTGATCGGAGAAATCACGTTGGCGGACATGGCTTTTCTTGGCGCCGCACACCGCAAGCCCACTATCTACGAATCGAAAATGCTGAATGCCTGTATGGTCGCCATCTGCGAACACGGTTTCACCCCCAGTTCCATCTCGGCCCGGCTGACCTATCTCGGCGCACCGGAGGCTGTCCAGGCCGCTGTCGCAGCAGGATTGCTCGGGGCGGGCTCCGTTTACTTGGGGGCGATGGAGGACGTCGCTCACATGCTGCAAGAAGCCTGGAAAAGGCACCCGGGTGAGGCTGACGCGGCTCTTGTCGCCAAACGCATCATAGAAGAACGGGAAGAGAAGGGATGGCAGCTGCCCGGATTCGGCCATCCCATCCACCGACCGGTCGACCCGCGCACGCCGAAGCTGTTTTCATTGGCGGAAGAACTCGGCTTCTTTGGCAAGCACATCGATTTGATGCAAGAAATTCACAGGCAGTTTTGCGCGAAGAAGGGCAAGACGATCACGTTGAATGTGGCGGGAGCGATCGGCGCGGTGCTGTCGGATATGGGTCTGCACGCTGGCGTAGTGAAGTCATTTGCCGTAGCTGCCAGAGCTGTCGGACTGATCGGACACATCGTGGAAGAAATCGAAGCGGGGCGCAAGGAGTGCATGGCACAAAAGCTGTACGACTGCGTAGAGTCGAATACGCGGTACACAAACCATAAGCCGCAGCCATCCAAGTAA